In Pseudomonas fluorescens, the following are encoded in one genomic region:
- a CDS encoding SDR family oxidoreductase — MIELSVPTTGSNGRVALVTGAARGIGLGISAWLISEGWQVVLTDLDRERGSKVAKVLGDNAWFIAMDVSNEGQVALGVAEVLGQFGRLDALVCNAAVADPHNITLESLDLAHWNRVLAVNLSGPMLLAKHCAPYLRAHSGAIVNLASTRAGQSEPDTEAYAASKGGLLALTHALAISLGPEIRVNAVSPGWIDARDPRVRRAEPLTEADHAQHPAGRVGTVEDVAAMVAWLLSRNAGFVTGQEFVVDGGMTKKMIYSE; from the coding sequence GTGATCGAGTTGTCTGTGCCGACCACTGGCTCAAATGGCCGCGTAGCGCTGGTGACCGGTGCTGCGCGGGGCATTGGCCTGGGGATCTCGGCCTGGCTGATCAGCGAAGGCTGGCAAGTCGTGCTGACCGATCTGGACCGGGAGCGCGGTTCGAAAGTGGCGAAAGTGCTGGGCGATAACGCTTGGTTCATCGCCATGGATGTCTCGAATGAAGGGCAAGTCGCACTTGGGGTGGCCGAGGTGCTCGGCCAGTTCGGGCGCCTGGATGCGCTGGTATGCAACGCAGCGGTTGCCGATCCGCACAACATCACCCTGGAAAGCCTCGACCTGGCTCACTGGAATCGGGTGTTGGCGGTGAACCTCAGTGGGCCGATGTTGCTGGCCAAGCACTGTGCGCCGTACCTGCGCGCTCACAGCGGTGCCATCGTCAATCTGGCCTCGACCCGCGCCGGGCAGTCGGAGCCTGACACAGAGGCCTATGCGGCGAGCAAGGGCGGTCTGTTGGCCCTGACGCATGCGTTGGCCATCAGCCTTGGCCCGGAGATCCGGGTCAATGCGGTCAGCCCTGGCTGGATCGATGCGCGCGACCCCAGGGTGCGACGTGCCGAACCGTTGACCGAAGCCGATCATGCCCAGCATCCGGCGGGCAGGGTAGGGACGGTCGAGGATGTCGCGGCGATGGTGGCCTGGCTGTTGTCGAGGAACGCCGGGTTTGTCACTGGCCAGGAATTCGTGGTCGATGGCGGCATGACCAAGAAGATGATTTACAGCGAGTAA
- a CDS encoding sigma-70 family RNA polymerase sigma factor produces the protein MSDAALPPEQTFHDLYRDHRSWLEGWLRRRMGNGSDAADLSQDTFVRLLASSQRIADLQEPRAYLATVGKRLLANFYQRRSLEQAYLDALALLPEDCVPSPEQRWILLETLQALDELLDGLPGPVRRAFLLSQLEGLGYQEIAERLQVSERTIKRYMAQAYEHCLLVDL, from the coding sequence ATGAGTGATGCAGCGTTGCCGCCGGAGCAAACCTTCCACGACCTGTACCGCGATCACCGGAGCTGGCTCGAGGGATGGTTGAGACGACGCATGGGCAATGGCAGCGACGCGGCGGACCTGAGCCAGGACACCTTCGTTCGTTTGCTCGCCAGTTCTCAGCGCATCGCCGACCTGCAAGAGCCTCGCGCCTACCTGGCGACAGTCGGCAAGCGGCTGCTGGCCAACTTCTACCAGCGCCGCAGCCTGGAGCAAGCCTATCTCGATGCATTGGCGTTGCTGCCCGAGGACTGCGTGCCGTCCCCCGAGCAACGCTGGATCCTGCTGGAAACCCTGCAAGCCCTGGACGAATTGCTCGATGGCTTACCGGGCCCGGTACGCCGAGCGTTTCTCTTGAGTCAGCTGGAAGGCCTGGGCTATCAAGAGATTGCCGAGCGTCTGCAAGTATCGGAACGCACGATCAAGCGCTACATGGCTCAAGCCTACGAACATTGCCTGCTGGTGGACCTGTGA
- a CDS encoding FecR domain-containing protein: protein MNGSAPSAQARQVVRAAAQWLALMESGCANEQDRAQLQSWRDSHCSHEQAWQKVQLLRQRFADLPSALAMASLDRPQASRRTVLKRAVGAVALLPTAWLISRQLPLDAWSADLRTATGESKKVQLADGSFVQLNTASAVDLDLKHRRLTLVDGEMALNVPGVSPLTILTRFGQVVVSQGEVCVRQGQTGCKVSVLKGTVQLQPLHGPVFSLRGGQQVSLQAAGAGVVEPFDVLAPGWREGVLMAQNQPLGDFLRELSTYRPGVLRWEPELESLRITGSFRLEDTDRILALLAASLPLEVHSRTRYWVTLVPRKNSV, encoded by the coding sequence GTGAACGGTTCGGCACCTTCGGCCCAGGCCCGGCAAGTCGTGCGGGCCGCTGCGCAGTGGCTGGCCCTCATGGAATCCGGCTGCGCCAATGAACAGGACCGGGCGCAGCTGCAGAGCTGGCGCGATAGTCATTGCAGTCACGAGCAGGCCTGGCAGAAAGTGCAACTCTTGCGCCAACGCTTTGCCGACCTGCCATCGGCCTTGGCTATGGCCAGCCTGGACCGGCCACAAGCCAGTCGACGTACCGTGCTCAAGCGCGCTGTTGGCGCGGTGGCGTTGCTGCCGACCGCCTGGCTGATCAGTCGACAGTTGCCTCTGGATGCCTGGAGTGCCGACCTGCGGACCGCCACCGGGGAAAGTAAAAAAGTCCAATTGGCCGATGGCAGCTTTGTGCAACTGAACACTGCCAGTGCCGTCGATCTCGACCTGAAGCACCGACGCCTGACCCTCGTGGATGGCGAAATGGCGCTGAATGTGCCCGGGGTCTCGCCGCTGACGATTCTCACGCGCTTCGGGCAAGTGGTCGTCAGTCAGGGCGAGGTGTGTGTTCGTCAGGGGCAGACGGGTTGCAAGGTGTCGGTGCTCAAAGGCACGGTGCAGTTGCAGCCTCTGCACGGACCGGTCTTTTCGTTGCGCGGTGGCCAGCAGGTCAGCCTTCAAGCGGCGGGTGCCGGTGTCGTGGAGCCATTCGACGTGCTGGCCCCAGGCTGGCGTGAGGGTGTGCTGATGGCGCAGAACCAGCCCTTGGGGGATTTTCTGCGCGAACTCAGCACCTATCGTCCGGGCGTGTTGCGTTGGGAACCCGAGCTGGAATCGCTGCGCATCACCGGCAGTTTCCGCCTTGAAGACACCGATCGCATTCTGGCGCTGCTGGCGGCCAGCCTGCCGCTGGAGGTGCATTCGCGTACGCGTTACTGGGTAACGCTGGTGCCGCGCAAAAATAGTGTTTAA
- a CDS encoding TonB-dependent receptor gives MPAVMSSSMRPAPSRLRPLLHLSLLLSLSACPLFITAGWAEDAPRRSYQVPAGSLDAALTRFAGLAGVNLSVDPGLVSGRTSPGLSGDFAVEEGFAQLLQGSGLQLQPVGEQAYMLTPVPTGSSLQLGATSIYATADTAHGDPYVGGQVARRGSQGLLGSKDFMETPFSETTYTSELVKNLQARTLGDLVASDPSVRATNPAGGRYEQFTIRGMSLFNSDVSYNGLYGILPTYTIDMEMADRVDILKGPSQLINGISPRGSVGGGINVVPKRATDVPITSFTGNYASDSQVGGAVDIGRRFGEGDMFGVRFNGVKQSGDTEWDHQSVDREMAVLGLDFRGERLRLSTDVGHNERDTDAPQERVQVGANAQVPHASDVRHNYAQPWSKARTKDTFGTVTGEYDVSDSVMVYAGAGARKSNHDFLRHAVAVTNDAGNFIVLPRDFTRDENVRTANAGVRNWFHTGPVSHEINLAASYFYMDFENGGARYAAAPSNIYNPVQTPTPITPTRLDSEVYTENRSSSVALSDTLGFFDDRVLLTLGARWQRVQVDDWTDNVKGDTGYDEEKVSPSGGILFKATDKLSLYANYMEGLSQGKIAPSTSVNEDEIFPPFISRQVEVGAKYDAGAFAITTAVFRIKQPAYETNATTRVFGPNGKRENKGVEVSVFGEPLKGFRLLGGVMYIDSELTDTTNGTFDGNRAPATPEYNVNLGAEWDVPNVQGLTLTSRGIYSSSQYLDQSNNKEIDAWTRFDVGARYAFKVEEKNITLRANVENVADKRYWSSAGASDDSEPGLTLATPRTYLLSATVDF, from the coding sequence ATGCCCGCAGTGATGTCTAGCAGTATGCGTCCGGCTCCATCCAGGTTGCGCCCGTTGTTGCACTTGAGTCTGTTGTTGAGCCTGAGTGCCTGTCCGTTGTTCATCACTGCCGGTTGGGCCGAAGACGCGCCGCGCCGCAGCTATCAGGTGCCAGCCGGTAGCCTCGACGCTGCGCTGACCCGTTTCGCCGGGCTGGCCGGGGTCAATCTGTCAGTGGACCCGGGGCTGGTGAGCGGGCGCACCAGCCCCGGTCTGTCCGGCGACTTCGCGGTGGAGGAGGGCTTCGCCCAACTGCTGCAGGGTTCCGGTCTGCAACTGCAGCCGGTGGGCGAACAGGCGTACATGCTGACCCCGGTGCCAACAGGCAGCAGCCTGCAATTGGGCGCTACCTCTATTTACGCGACGGCGGACACGGCGCACGGTGATCCGTATGTCGGCGGGCAGGTGGCACGCCGTGGATCGCAAGGCTTGCTGGGCTCGAAGGACTTCATGGAGACGCCGTTCAGCGAGACCACCTACACCAGTGAGTTGGTGAAAAACCTGCAGGCGCGTACCCTGGGCGACCTCGTGGCCAGCGATCCCTCGGTTCGCGCCACCAACCCGGCGGGTGGGCGGTATGAGCAGTTCACCATTCGCGGAATGAGCCTGTTCAACAGTGATGTCTCCTACAACGGTCTCTACGGCATCCTGCCGACGTACACCATCGACATGGAAATGGCCGATCGCGTCGACATCCTCAAAGGCCCGAGCCAGCTGATCAATGGCATCTCGCCGCGGGGCAGCGTGGGTGGCGGGATCAACGTGGTGCCCAAGCGCGCCACCGACGTGCCCATTACTTCGTTTACCGGCAACTACGCTTCCGACAGCCAGGTCGGCGGGGCCGTGGACATCGGACGGCGCTTTGGTGAGGGGGACATGTTCGGTGTTCGTTTCAACGGCGTGAAGCAGTCCGGCGACACCGAATGGGATCACCAGAGTGTTGACCGCGAGATGGCTGTGCTGGGCCTGGACTTTCGCGGTGAGCGCCTGCGGCTCTCGACGGATGTCGGACATAACGAGCGTGACACCGACGCCCCGCAGGAACGTGTGCAGGTGGGCGCCAACGCTCAGGTTCCGCACGCCAGCGATGTTCGCCACAACTATGCGCAGCCGTGGAGCAAGGCGCGGACCAAGGACACCTTCGGAACGGTGACCGGCGAGTACGATGTCAGCGATTCCGTCATGGTGTACGCCGGTGCGGGCGCGCGTAAAAGCAATCATGACTTCCTCCGGCACGCCGTAGCGGTCACCAACGACGCGGGCAACTTCATTGTTCTGCCACGTGACTTCACCCGTGACGAAAATGTCCGCACGGCCAATGCCGGGGTACGCAACTGGTTCCATACCGGTCCGGTGAGCCATGAAATCAACCTGGCTGCCAGCTATTTCTACATGGACTTCGAAAACGGCGGCGCCCGTTATGCCGCTGCCCCGAGCAACATCTACAACCCGGTGCAAACACCGACACCCATCACTCCCACGCGCCTTGATTCCGAGGTGTATACCGAGAACCGTTCCAGCAGCGTGGCGTTGTCCGACACATTGGGTTTCTTCGATGACCGAGTGCTGTTGACCCTCGGCGCCCGCTGGCAGCGAGTGCAGGTCGACGACTGGACGGATAATGTCAAAGGCGACACGGGCTACGACGAAGAAAAGGTTTCGCCCTCGGGCGGCATCCTGTTCAAGGCCACCGATAAGCTCTCGTTGTATGCCAACTACATGGAGGGCCTGAGCCAGGGCAAGATCGCGCCGTCGACCTCGGTGAACGAAGACGAGATCTTCCCCCCGTTCATCAGTCGGCAGGTCGAGGTCGGTGCCAAATATGACGCAGGTGCGTTCGCCATCACCACAGCGGTGTTCCGGATCAAGCAGCCGGCTTATGAAACCAACGCCACGACGCGGGTTTTCGGCCCGAACGGCAAACGGGAAAACAAGGGTGTGGAAGTCAGTGTGTTCGGTGAGCCGCTCAAAGGCTTCCGCCTGCTCGGCGGCGTCATGTACATCGACAGCGAGCTGACCGATACCACCAACGGCACCTTTGACGGCAACCGCGCTCCCGCCACACCGGAATACAACGTCAACCTGGGGGCCGAGTGGGACGTGCCGAATGTACAAGGCCTGACCCTGACCAGCCGCGGCATCTATTCCAGCTCGCAGTATCTGGACCAGTCCAATAACAAGGAAATCGATGCCTGGACGCGTTTCGACGTGGGCGCGCGCTACGCCTTCAAGGTCGAAGAAAAGAACATCACCCTGCGTGCCAATGTCGAGAACGTGGCCGACAAGCGCTACTGGAGTTCCGCCGGGGCCTCGGATGACAGCGAGCCTGGATTGACGCTTGCGACGCCACGAACCTACCTGCTTTCGGCGACCGTCGACTTCTGA
- a CDS encoding iron-siderophore ABC transporter substrate-binding protein, translated as MPSLTNPLKNEQINTPSRRTLLRLSLGMLALRFTPSAWALADAAPLRVITLFQGATDSAVALGIMPCGIVDSWSEKPTYRYLRSTLEAVPHVGLETQPSLEDIALLKPDVIIASRFRHERIAPLLKQIAPVVMLEEVFEFKKTLALMGLALHRQQRADEVLARWQLRTAQLRRQLQQKFAGRWPPTVSILDVREDHIRSYLPASFPGSVVTELGLGWSEASRAASGVSIKLTSKESLAVVNADIFFVFLRAEKPAVQRNYESLVQHPLWQQMRAPQQGQVWRVDGVAWSLSGGMLGANLMLDDVARLVTADAT; from the coding sequence ATGCCCAGCCTCACTAACCCGCTCAAGAACGAACAGATCAACACGCCCTCCAGGCGCACGCTGCTGCGCCTGTCCCTGGGCATGCTCGCACTCAGGTTCACTCCGTCGGCGTGGGCTCTGGCCGATGCCGCGCCGCTGCGGGTGATCACCCTGTTTCAGGGCGCCACCGACAGCGCCGTGGCGTTGGGCATCATGCCGTGCGGCATCGTCGATTCCTGGAGTGAAAAACCCACCTATCGCTATCTGCGCTCGACGCTGGAGGCGGTGCCCCATGTCGGCCTGGAAACCCAGCCGAGCCTTGAGGACATCGCGCTGCTGAAGCCGGACGTGATCATCGCCTCGCGCTTTCGCCATGAGCGCATCGCACCCTTGCTCAAGCAGATCGCTCCGGTGGTGATGCTGGAAGAGGTGTTCGAATTCAAAAAGACCCTGGCGTTGATGGGCCTGGCCTTGCACCGCCAGCAGCGGGCTGACGAGGTGTTGGCCCGCTGGCAGCTGCGCACGGCACAACTGCGCCGGCAACTGCAGCAGAAGTTTGCCGGGCGCTGGCCGCCTACGGTGTCGATTCTGGATGTCCGCGAAGACCATATCCGCAGTTATTTGCCGGCCAGTTTTCCAGGTTCGGTAGTCACTGAACTGGGGTTGGGGTGGAGTGAGGCCAGTCGGGCGGCGAGCGGGGTATCGATCAAACTCACCAGCAAGGAAAGTCTGGCGGTGGTCAATGCCGACATTTTCTTTGTCTTCTTGCGCGCAGAGAAACCGGCAGTGCAGCGAAACTATGAAAGCCTGGTGCAGCATCCGCTGTGGCAGCAAATGCGTGCGCCGCAACAGGGGCAGGTGTGGCGGGTCGACGGGGTGGCCTGGAGCCTGTCGGGCGGGATGCTTGGGGCGAACCTGATGCTCGATGATGTTGCGCGGCTGGTCACGGCGGATGCGACCTGA